The sequence TAAATCGTCGTTGACTAAGAAACTGCAAAATGAAGTAGATGGTTTATAAATGCAAAGAAGTGGTTACTGTCTATCAGTTATTGGATCCGTACATGCGTTCAAAGTTCTTTGCATTCCAACCGATCATTATTTGATCTCCTATCTTAAGTACAGGAACTGAACGAGCACCCATCGCTTGAAGTTCCTTGCGTCCTCTTTGCATTTTTGCGTTCGTGAGCCGGTACTTTAATCCTTTAGAGTCTAAGTATTTTTGGGCCTCTTTGCAGTGTGGGCATTTGTCAGACACGTACAATACTAATCTTTTCACTTTGCTATCTCCATCGTTCCTAATTTATTTGCCTTGTAGACAAAAATAGAGGCTTGTTTGCCAAGACTGTCGTATAGTAACGCTTTTGTTATTCGAATTTCTATCATGAATCCATCTCTTCGCTATATTCAGGGCTATCCAGAGCATATCGTTGGACAGGTTGAACAACTTGTCTCCTCAGGAAATTTTAATTCTTGGTTTTCTAAACGCTATCCAAATAACCATCAGATAAAAAGTGAACAAGCACTTTTTAACTACGCGATGGTAATTAAAAATCAATATATGAAGAAAGGTTCACCGATTAGTAAGGTGATTTATGATGGAAAAATACACCTAATCAATAACGCTCTAGGATTGCACTCTTTTATATCTCGGTCACACGGTGGCAAACTAAAAGCAAAGAATGAGATTCGTATTGCTAGTGTCTTCAAACAAGCACCAGAACCTTTACTTCGTATGTTAGTCGTTCATGAGTTAGCACACTTAAAAGAAAAAGATCACAATAAGGCATTTTACGCTCTCTGCTGTCATATGGAACCTGATTATCACCAGCTAGAGTTTGATGCTAGATTGTTTATGATTTCTAAAGAGCTATAACACGAAAAGTAAATCAACAGGCAATTACGTTTGTGGGGCTAGGGAAAGTAAATCGTTTCTAAACGGGTCTTATCTTCTGTTGCTACTATGAGTTTGTGTTATGGAAATCGAAATTTATTTACCTTGTCGACCCGATATCGTCTGTGACGGATTATTGCTGTTATTTTCTGTAGGTTTAATGGCGGTGGTTTTGATAGTTATTTGGTTTATCTACAAAGAGTATAAAGAGATAAATAAAAAAACAGTTAGAAAAAGAAAATCCTCAATCAAACGGTAAATGATTGAGGATGGTAGAAATTAGCAGTGTATTGTTATCGTTATTTAATGAAACAGCAGGTTAGTACGTAATCATCCCCGTTTTTCTCTGTAAAATCTTTATCATCTAAACTGGCTTTTGGTTGGCCCTGATCATCGGTTTTTAGAAGACTCACCCAGTGACGAATACCATGTGTTGACTGTTCTCCATAGCTGCGGCTGAATGTGGCACAAGTTTCTAATTGGATATCAGATATTTCAACCGAGCTTTGCATCCCTTCGTTGGTGCCTTTCTTAAAGCTTACTTCGATGTAACAACCTTCTTTGTCACGCAGTAGAATCGAATCAGGGTGGGTGCGATGTCCTGTAAAAGCGACAAAGGTTCCTGCTGTTTTTAATCCGGTATGTCGGCCATCTTTGAAATAAATAATTAGGTGCCGTCCATTCAACATATAGCTTGTTGCTTCTGCATGGGCGCCTTGATCAAGCGGGAAAATAGCGTCTAAAAGAAGTTTAGCCTTTATCTGTTTTTCTTTAGTTTGTTGACTCTTTATTGTTTCCACGGCGAAGACCGCTTCAGCAATAAATGTTCTGTTTTGATGATCATTAGTTGTGCTGCTGTATGCTGGCATATTCATAGTCTCGCCCTCTTAGTTAGTCCTTTAATCTGCCTACAAGGCTAGGTTAGTTTTGTGCGTTAGCTACCAACTGGTCCAATTACTGCCTTGCTTAGTTTGTAGACTACGTTATTTTTCGCTACAATTTCACAACAAAAATTTTACAGTGTGAATTTTACAAAAGGATAGTGTGAAATGAGACAGTCACAGAGCTTGATTCGTAAGTCACATTTTCTAGGGACAAAGATACGAAATCTTAGAAAACGCAATCACTTAACCATGGAAGACTTATCTGCTCGCTGCGTAAGAATTGATGCTGAACACTCACCTTCTGTCTCATACCTATCAATGATCGAACGTGGAAAAAGAGTGCCAAGTGCCGATATGTTGGAGGTGATTGCAAAGGTTTTTCAAAAGCAACCACGATGGTTTTTAGACGATGAACCAGAATCAGAAGCCATTACCCCTAACAAAGGTCGTAAAGGGGGCATTAGCGGCATGGCATTAGAGCCGAGTTTTTTATTTTCTAATGATATGTTGCAAATAGCCATTCCAGAACTTCTGTCACAGACGGGAGTAAATGGTCGTCAGTTCGCTCAGCTTCTCATACGTGCTTATCAAGAGCATCACCAAAACCACTTTCCTGATCTCGAAAGAGCCGCAGAAGAGGTTGGCTTAAAGCGGTTAGGTTTAACGGTTGACGATATGTTGGATCTGGTCAAAGCACAGGGACTTAAGGTGCATTGGATAGACTCGATGCCGACTGAAACCATGGACGAATTAGGTTTAGTTAGTAAACAGCTTGTCACTTCTTATTTTGAACCACCGGGCAAGATTTACATTAATAAACTATTAAAGAAGCACCCAACACGCTTGAAGTATGATCTTGCCGTGTATATCGGTAATTGTGTTCTTCACAATAAAGAGGGCTTAAAAAGTGTTCTTACGGTGGGAAACCATTCATGGAGAGCCGATGATAGCGTGACCAATGGTTCACCAATTAACCCTCAAGATATTTTACATGCTTGGCGTGACTTCGAATCCAGTTTTTTCGCTGGTGCGTTGCTGTGCCCTAAAGTGCCATATCGACAGTTGTTAGATAGGTATGGTTATGAAATCGATGTACACAAGGCTATCGAAGTGTCTCCATCTGTCGCGATGCGAAGAATGACGGTCGTTTCACCTTACCCACACTGGCATTATTTTGATGCGTACGCTCCGGGTAAGCTCAAGGCGGTTTACCGGGGCAATGGTATTCCACTGCCTTGGGGCAATATGAGGATGGTCAATGATCCTTGCCAACATTGGGCCGTATTTAGAATGTTATCAGAACCTAAAACGGGGACGTCTGCGCAGATTTCTATTTTAAATGTAAATGATGAGCCAAGGCTATATTGCTGTGAGTCGGTGAATGTGAACGACCCTGCAATGAATAATCGAGTGTTGTGCGCTGGATTGGATCTTAACCCAGCCATAGAAGCGCAGGGTGGGGACGCAATAGAAATCGCCAGTGAGTTAAAGGCACTGTGTGTAGAAAATGGCGGCTC is a genomic window of Vibrio algarum containing:
- a CDS encoding glutaredoxin family protein — protein: MKRLVLYVSDKCPHCKEAQKYLDSKGLKYRLTNAKMQRGRKELQAMGARSVPVLKIGDQIMIGWNAKNFERMYGSNN
- a CDS encoding YgjP-like metallopeptidase domain-containing protein, with the translated sequence MNPSLRYIQGYPEHIVGQVEQLVSSGNFNSWFSKRYPNNHQIKSEQALFNYAMVIKNQYMKKGSPISKVIYDGKIHLINNALGLHSFISRSHGGKLKAKNEIRIASVFKQAPEPLLRMLVVHELAHLKEKDHNKAFYALCCHMEPDYHQLEFDARLFMISKEL
- a CDS encoding aldolase/citrate lyase/malate synthase family protein, which translates into the protein MNMPAYSSTTNDHQNRTFIAEAVFAVETIKSQQTKEKQIKAKLLLDAIFPLDQGAHAEATSYMLNGRHLIIYFKDGRHTGLKTAGTFVAFTGHRTHPDSILLRDKEGCYIEVSFKKGTNEGMQSSVEISDIQLETCATFSRSYGEQSTHGIRHWVSLLKTDDQGQPKASLDDKDFTEKNGDDYVLTCCFIK